Below is a genomic region from Odocoileus virginianus isolate 20LAN1187 ecotype Illinois chromosome 30, Ovbor_1.2, whole genome shotgun sequence.
GCCTAGAAAATTATCTCTTTACCATTAGTAACACTTTGGAAAGATATTTATATTCAAAACATTACCTGTTGCAAGCTGTTAAAATCCTGACTACAAGTAACTATGACTAGATAAGTTCTTCATACAATGTTCTAAAACAGTTACAGTTTAGaaaatctgacttttaaaaaatatacctcTAATCTTATTCTGATGTCGTTACTAAAAAGGGCTTCATGGGCTTTCCATGTTTTGTTGACCCagaaacatatttttatcttcttagaAAGTATAAATAACAACTGGAAACATATTACTTGAAATATATTACTTCTACCAGTTATTATGATGCATATAGAAAAAAAGTGGTGTACAAAGAGATGTGTTAGTCTCTTGGTTAAAGTTTCAGTATTTGCTTTTCAAACTTCGAAATATCTTAAAGAAGCCCAAACAAAACAATACAAGATTCACAGAGGCACACGATGTTTTAGAAATGTGATAAGTAGCTATACAAGTAGTATAGCATCATAATttaggaaaatataataaaattctaaGACATTTCCTATGCTGAAGATCATGCCCAATTGATAGTGTCATTCTTTCTGACACTAGCTCTGATAAGACTTCCTTTGGAATACTTTTTCACCATAATCTAGAGAGGATGTGTTGAACTGCACCCTTAAGAATGCAGACAGGACTGGCATATAGCAGTACTGCTGTAGGAAAGAAATTAAGGACAGTTAGTATGGGCCTGTGAATTCTGACATACATGTTTAAATCAATTACAATTATGCAAGTAAAAAAAGAATATCCCTACTAATTCATGCAGGCTGAAAAGTCTAATTTATAAACCTGCAGCAGAATCTAATTTTAAGAAACAGGCACCTAATTTTGATTTTGAAACTCACTCACCTGAGGAAAGCATCCATCAGGCTCACTATGCCCCTTGTGCTGACCTGCACACTAAAATCAGCAAAACAGactccaactattaaaaatatcaaagtcTTTGTATACATACTTCTGTTTTAACTTTAAGTTTGCTTAGAGCAAAGTAGGTGCATTTATTAAACTATATTGAGAGCAATATGGGGGGAGCTTTAATGTGGAAACAGTTTCTCAAAAGTAACAATCCTAAAAATCTAGATTTGGGATGAAAACTTTCAATAATTTGAAAGTATCTTGGGCAGAAAAACACATTTGTTCAAAGTAAAGAAAGCGTAcccaaaacaaaagtaaaagaaaaacctttaaCCCTTTGCGTTTCTATGGCATTGGCTCATTAGTTTCTTGTCCTTCTACCTGGAAAGAAAACTGGCATTATAAAGATGAAGAATATGGCATCTGTGACTTCAACCAAATCTACACAAATCTATAGTAAGggggattttaaaaaagaaaagcaaattcatAAGCATgccaaaaaaaatcaaagggcTAAAGACAACTTAACACAAATAAATTTCTGAATACTTATAGAAAAGTGGGAAAGAATTACCATCTGCAAAAGGATCAAGACGCTCAGGGGAAATTATCATGGTCCTCCTGTGCTTTTTGTATTCATCTTCCCGATCTGCAATCTTCGGAGGTCGGTGCTCAGCAAATGGATCATACTGAAAAGAGGTATGTCTCACTTAATATTCACTTATTAAATAACCAAACAGAAAATCACAAACAAAAGTCAGaacattataaaacataaaaatgtttaataaatgccTACTAATATTCTTTATCATTACTTACATTAATGCTACTGTGAGAAAGTAAGGTATATGAGAAGTTTCCATAGTTCAATCCCCTTCATGAAATGATCACCTTTATAACATaactatttctaattttctcaaaatCAACTCTCCTCAAAACATTAATTGACTCCTAAAATAAATGAGTTTCCCAGGGAGTTGagacattcagttttctttaaccGAATAAActctggtttaattttttttttaagttacctgTTCTGTTGACTGTGGTATATCGTTAAGCAATGCCACAGGGGCATGATACCCTGGCTTCTTCTGACCAAGCAAACTTGTAGATGATGAGTAGTCATCGTCATCCTGCAATGGAATGCCcccaaaaaaccaaacagaaatgtCAGAACTTAGAAACTACAAAGTACATAGAGATTCAATATGAAATCAAAATACAGTATGATGAAACTTGTTAACACTTGGGTTTTCTGTTCAACTCaaaaaactacttaaaaattaaatttatttttctatgctcttaaaaagattaaataaacacTGCTTTCTGTGGAAGTCTATTAAAATAAGTTATATATGGACTAGAAAAATGTgagcatttcatttttctcagtgggcatgattaaatttgtttttcagatttggaAACTACAAACAGCTTCTTTAGAATTCTCCAGTTTCCTGgtctaattcttctttaaaaaacatggtTTAAccacagaaaaaagtaaaatataattaattttaaatgtatttccctAATAGTATTACTATGTTTAGACAGAATaatgttatattattattttactaatgTAGGAAGTGCCACAACAGGCAGATCTCAAGAAGATCTTAACACATCATTGATTTTATTTAGAACTGAAAAAGCAATTTCCTGCTCAGCTTCTTGAACACAGAACCATTACTGCCTCTTATGATTAAGGTATGATATGCAAAGAGGCCTGACTGGCTTCTACAAATTTTGCTTtggcactttaaaatttttctttaaaaaaagtgctAACTATTAAAATATGGCTTGAATTTCATAAAAACAAGTTTCACAATCTATATACATAGGTTACTGAATCACACAAAAATGACAAGCTACTTCACCAAATTTGGATATTTGGGATGGTTTGACAAGATATAAGCTCTGTGGAATATATGAAAACACTTTAAGAGATGTGTTTCAAGATGAGAGGTAGTCATCCTTCAGAGTAACTAAAACAGGCTCAAAAAAGCCCATTAATGTCAGTACCAAGAAACAGTTCATTCATATTAAGATAccaagggaggaaaaaaacagtaCCAAGCAAAAATCAGAGGTCACAAGCCATTTACAATGAAATCACTTCTTACAGGGCTCCTCCAGATAGAGCTCAGTAGGTAACAATAACTCAGTAGGTTACTTTGTTAATGATTTCCAGGTGCTTTGCTGAATAAActagttttaaaataagagtCAGAACTGAGCATTTCCAGAAGTCTCAGAAGAGAAAGACACCTTCAACAGTTTATCCTCCCAAAGAAATTATTTCTCAATCTCCAAAATGTCTTCCAAGATTAAACCAGATGACTCAAACAGAAGACTCCTTTATATTTCTTGCTCTCCAACAAAAAAATGCTTGGACTCTTTGTACACTATGAAACCTACATCTTCAAGTTCAGTTGCAGCAATTGATGTCACGTATCCAGCAAACCTGCTGTCACTTCCACCGTAAATTTCCTGGTCATAATAACCCGTAGAATCAAGGCCCACTCCTTGAGCTTCATCAAGAGCTGCCTTCTTGCCTTGAAT
It encodes:
- the SF3B1 gene encoding splicing factor 3B subunit 1 isoform X4; protein product: MAKIAKTHEDIEAQIREIQGKKAALDEAQGVGLDSTGYYDQEIYGGSDSRFAGYVTSIAATELEDDDDDYSSSTSLLGQKKPGYHAPVALLNDIPQSTEQYDPFAEHRPPKIADREDEYKKHRRTMIISPERLDPFADGFYSAA